A DNA window from Clostridium pasteurianum contains the following coding sequences:
- a CDS encoding nickel-dependent hydrogenase large subunit gives MKKTITVDPITRISGFLETKVQVTENTITNAETSGLLFRGFEKMLKTRQPLDSVYFTERICGICSTAHATASTLALEDALKIKVSQNDLYIRDLMHGFEFMQNHLRQFYNLTLPSYVKLPKISPLYTDQYSDYRLPQNLNEKLSDHVLKSTEYSRLAHEGLAVLGGKAPHSHGIFVGGVTVNIDAYKLIKVKSIIAKLKSFIDSTMQEDMNDIAKYYSDYFKIGGSYNNFMSFGIFDNYLDPEISYVKPSVSIDGKRENFDANKITENILHSWYVSDKENEKPAEESRDDIDLNKKDAYSFIKSPNYNGYQMEVGPLARLILAGEYKGGSSCMDRNAARVLETKKIIGIMEKLAERIKPEANNQKVYTIPDNAFGAGLTDTTRGALGHWIKIENRIIKYYNIITPTVWNLGTKSDNGNPGVGEKALIGTKLKDVKEPIEIGRIMRSFDPCVSCATHLISDKYEPTCVKVIV, from the coding sequence ATGAAAAAAACTATTACAGTAGATCCTATAACGAGGATAAGTGGATTTCTAGAAACTAAGGTTCAAGTTACAGAAAATACAATTACAAATGCAGAAACCAGCGGTCTTCTCTTTAGAGGTTTTGAAAAAATGCTTAAAACCAGACAACCCTTAGATTCCGTATATTTTACTGAAAGAATTTGTGGGATATGTTCTACAGCTCATGCAACGGCATCTACTCTGGCACTAGAAGATGCTTTGAAAATTAAAGTTTCTCAAAACGACTTATATATAAGAGATTTAATGCACGGCTTTGAATTTATGCAGAATCACCTAAGACAGTTCTACAATTTAACACTACCAAGTTATGTTAAATTACCTAAAATAAGCCCACTTTATACGGATCAATACAGTGATTATAGACTTCCACAAAATTTAAATGAAAAATTAAGCGATCATGTTTTAAAAAGCACAGAATACAGCAGATTGGCACATGAAGGACTAGCTGTTCTGGGCGGTAAAGCACCACACTCTCATGGTATTTTTGTTGGAGGAGTTACGGTTAACATAGATGCCTACAAACTAATAAAAGTTAAATCCATAATAGCAAAGTTAAAGAGTTTTATAGATAGTACCATGCAGGAGGATATGAATGACATAGCTAAATATTATAGCGATTATTTTAAAATAGGTGGTTCATATAATAATTTTATGTCTTTTGGTATTTTTGATAATTATCTTGATCCTGAAATAAGCTACGTGAAACCGTCTGTTTCTATTGATGGCAAAAGGGAGAATTTTGATGCCAATAAAATAACGGAAAATATACTTCATAGCTGGTATGTAAGTGATAAGGAAAATGAAAAGCCAGCGGAGGAAAGCAGGGACGATATTGATTTGAATAAAAAAGATGCTTACAGCTTTATAAAATCTCCTAATTACAATGGTTATCAAATGGAGGTTGGACCATTAGCTAGATTAATACTTGCAGGAGAGTACAAGGGTGGCAGTTCCTGCATGGATAGAAACGCTGCAAGGGTACTTGAGACTAAAAAGATAATAGGCATAATGGAAAAGCTTGCGGAGAGAATTAAACCTGAAGCTAATAATCAGAAGGTGTACACTATTCCAGATAATGCCTTTGGCGCCGGACTTACAGATACAACAAGAGGTGCTTTAGGACACTGGATTAAGATAGAAAACAGGATTATAAAATATTACAACATAATAACTCCAACAGTTTGGAATCTGGGAACTAAGAGTGATAATGGAAATCCTGGTGTTGGAGAAAAAGCATTAATAGGAACTAAGCTAAAAGATGTAAAAGAACCAATAGAAATTGGAAGAATTATGCGTTCCTTTGATCCATGCGTATCATGTGCTACTCATCTTATAAGTGATAAGTACGAGCCTACTTGTGTGAAGGTTATAGTGTGA
- a CDS encoding glycoside hydrolase family 1 protein — MRHSKLKDFPKNFLWSASTSAYQIEGAWNEAGKGPSVQDTKEDLPEGTTDFKVASDHYHHVEEDIGLLGEMGLKAYRFSIAWTRIIPDGDGEVNKEGVEFYHKLIDACLKNNIEPIVTMYHFDLPWALEKKGGWKNRATIDAFLKFSKVIFKEYGSKVKYWLTINEQNMMILHGAVIGTKSGNAGNALKEIYQENHHMLIAQAKAMKLCHEMCPNSKIGPAPNICSIYPASSKPEDYIAAQNFSAIRNWIYLDMAVFGRYNPTAWAYLEERNATPEILEGDMEALKGANPDFIAFNYYNTATVEANNDDKNVKASTGDQQSAVKDPGVFQGVSNPNLKKTQFGWEIDPVGFRVTLREVYDRYHLPVIITENGLGAYDKLEDDTVHDDYRIEYYKEHLHQIKEALTDGVEVFGYSPWSAIDLVSTHEGITKRYGFVYVNRDEFDLKDLKRYKKDSFYWYKKTIENNGKDL, encoded by the coding sequence ATGCGACACAGTAAGTTAAAGGATTTTCCAAAGAATTTTTTATGGAGTGCATCAACAAGCGCTTATCAGATTGAGGGAGCATGGAATGAAGCTGGAAAGGGACCTTCTGTTCAGGATACAAAAGAGGATCTTCCAGAAGGTACCACTGATTTTAAAGTAGCTAGTGATCATTATCATCATGTTGAAGAAGATATAGGTCTTTTAGGTGAAATGGGACTTAAAGCATATAGATTTTCAATTGCTTGGACACGTATTATTCCTGATGGTGATGGAGAAGTAAATAAGGAAGGCGTGGAATTTTATCATAAATTAATTGATGCCTGCCTTAAAAATAACATAGAGCCAATTGTAACCATGTATCACTTTGATCTTCCATGGGCACTAGAGAAAAAAGGTGGCTGGAAAAATAGGGCTACTATAGATGCTTTTCTTAAATTTAGCAAAGTAATTTTTAAGGAATACGGATCAAAGGTAAAGTACTGGCTCACAATCAATGAACAGAACATGATGATTCTTCATGGAGCTGTTATTGGAACTAAGAGTGGAAATGCTGGTAACGCTTTAAAGGAAATATATCAGGAGAATCACCATATGTTAATTGCACAGGCGAAGGCAATGAAATTGTGTCATGAGATGTGCCCTAATAGTAAAATAGGACCTGCACCTAATATATGTTCAATTTATCCTGCTTCATCAAAACCAGAGGACTATATTGCAGCGCAGAATTTTTCGGCTATAAGAAACTGGATTTATCTTGATATGGCTGTGTTTGGAAGGTATAACCCAACAGCTTGGGCGTATCTTGAAGAAAGAAACGCTACTCCTGAAATATTGGAGGGTGATATGGAGGCTCTTAAAGGTGCAAATCCTGATTTTATAGCTTTTAATTATTACAATACAGCTACAGTTGAAGCCAATAATGATGATAAAAATGTAAAAGCTTCTACTGGAGATCAGCAGAGTGCAGTTAAAGATCCAGGAGTATTCCAGGGAGTTTCAAATCCAAATCTTAAGAAAACACAATTTGGTTGGGAAATAGATCCTGTTGGTTTCAGAGTAACTTTAAGAGAAGTCTATGACAGATATCACCTTCCAGTTATAATAACTGAAAATGGTCTTGGAGCTTACGATAAGTTAGAAGATGATACTGTTCATGATGATTACAGAATTGAATATTATAAGGAACACTTACATCAAATAAAGGAAGCTCTAACTGATGGTGTTGAAGTTTTCGGATATTCACCATGGAGTGCTATTGATCTTGTTTCAACTCATGAGGGAATAACAAAGAGATATGGTTTTGTGTATGTAAACCGTGATGAATTTGATTTAAAAGATTTAAAGAGATATAAAAAGGACAGCTTCTATTGGTATAAAAAGACCATTGAAAATAACGGGAAAGATCTTTAA
- a CDS encoding methyl-accepting chemotaxis protein has protein sequence MALKNESVSNENGIKANSSQAQVASEKLNKIKSCNQQTILDVNNLLQFMTNLDYVKDMLHDASEQASMIESVASSSEELATSTEDISNFVQTSSTTTNEAIKETDDSLKNINNTFDELEDNINEINVIKTTMLDVTEETKKINSLIGVIKSVANKTNMLSLNASIEAARAGEHGKGFAVVANEIKKLAENTKEQVSSIESIVSGLNEKIFNTSSEIDLVIDKFSTSKDSINNASSGIKSITSAMNTVGDSFTSISANIEEQTATTQEMSSNLQFINEKSTRIREETNRTGKSFFDISLKIDEIRLRTLANSEEVDNDTMIELSITDHLMWKWRVYNLILGYIKFETSNVGDSHSCRLGKWLDTLDYNNPDTKCIIDNIKEPHSNIHNLAKQAVTEYNAGNIKACENILEEIDKDSKIVINCLNELKVKMK, from the coding sequence ATGGCCTTAAAAAATGAATCAGTGAGTAATGAGAATGGTATAAAAGCTAATAGCAGTCAAGCACAAGTTGCATCTGAAAAGCTAAATAAAATCAAATCTTGTAATCAGCAAACAATTTTAGATGTTAACAATCTTCTGCAATTTATGACAAACCTTGATTATGTTAAAGATATGCTTCATGATGCGAGCGAACAAGCTTCCATGATTGAATCTGTAGCATCCAGTAGTGAAGAACTTGCTACTTCAACTGAAGATATATCTAACTTTGTGCAGACATCTAGTACCACAACAAATGAAGCAATAAAAGAAACAGATGATAGCTTAAAAAATATTAATAATACATTTGATGAATTAGAAGATAACATTAACGAAATAAATGTTATAAAAACTACTATGTTAGATGTAACTGAAGAAACGAAAAAAATTAACAGCTTAATTGGTGTTATAAAATCTGTGGCAAATAAAACAAATATGCTATCTTTAAATGCTTCTATAGAGGCTGCAAGAGCTGGTGAACACGGAAAAGGATTTGCAGTTGTAGCTAATGAAATAAAAAAACTTGCTGAAAATACTAAAGAGCAAGTTAGTTCTATAGAAAGTATTGTAAGTGGTCTAAATGAAAAAATATTTAATACTTCATCAGAAATTGACCTTGTTATCGATAAATTCAGTACTTCTAAAGATTCTATTAATAATGCATCTAGTGGAATAAAATCTATTACATCTGCTATGAATACCGTTGGTGATAGCTTTACTTCAATTTCAGCCAACATTGAAGAGCAGACTGCTACTACACAAGAAATGTCTTCAAATCTGCAATTTATTAATGAAAAATCAACAAGGATTAGAGAAGAAACTAATCGTACAGGAAAATCTTTCTTTGATATATCACTTAAAATAGATGAAATTAGATTAAGAACTCTTGCAAACTCAGAAGAAGTTGATAACGATACAATGATTGAATTAAGTATTACAGATCACTTAATGTGGAAATGGCGTGTATATAATCTTATTTTAGGTTATATAAAATTTGAAACTTCTAATGTTGGAGACTCTCACAGCTGCAGATTGGGAAAATGGCTAGATACTTTGGATTATAATAATCCAGACACAAAATGCATTATTGATAACATTAAAGAACCTCACTCAAATATTCATAACCTTGCAAAACAAGCAGTTACTGAATATAATGCAGGAAATATAAAAGCTTGCGAAAACATTTTAGAGGAAATCGATAAAGATTCTAAAATCGTTATAAACTGTTTAAATGAATTAAAAGTAAAAATGAAATAA
- a CDS encoding Na+/H+ antiporter NhaC family protein yields the protein MIWLSLIPAIITIVLTFKTKKLIVSLFAGVLAGTLISKGLIGGITAVGEYAMKAVSDKESAYTLSFFIAFGSLAELIQMAGGISGFSEKIGKWIKSEKGVLGWAWLLSAITFFHSSFHTIAVGTVLTPALKRVKGSQEKLAFILSVTSTQLILLIPIATSYLGYMVTLVENNIKNKGMAGKAYRIFLKSIFFNFFPWVMLFIGIGITLFGLGFGKFQIGKVKENKVEFTKAHIEKEELNNRIIDEYPKNSRNLIVPVIILLTSTVFFFWWTGKDRTSGFLEALTYAKFNVSIFSGLILTIFLTSLYYMHQRISLAEIQAHIISGGEKVLSLVMVLVLSWALTSVTQDLGLNKLINAVLVRNIPKFLMPGVMFLITGIVAYSIGSSWATWALMMPIAINFSLKLGINIPIMVGTVWSGGAVADVISPLAAQMADISYGRHLTTTFPYLLGGVIITAAAYLAAGLV from the coding sequence TTGATATGGTTATCATTAATACCTGCTATAATTACAATAGTTTTAACCTTTAAGACTAAAAAATTAATAGTGTCTCTATTTGCAGGAGTTTTAGCAGGAACCCTTATAAGTAAAGGACTTATTGGTGGTATTACTGCTGTGGGTGAATACGCGATGAAGGCAGTGTCAGATAAAGAAAGTGCATATACTCTGTCATTCTTCATTGCTTTTGGGTCTCTTGCTGAGCTTATACAGATGGCAGGAGGAATTTCAGGTTTCAGTGAAAAAATAGGGAAATGGATAAAAAGCGAAAAGGGAGTTTTAGGATGGGCATGGCTTTTAAGTGCAATAACCTTCTTTCACAGTTCCTTCCATACTATTGCAGTGGGTACGGTTTTGACACCTGCACTAAAAAGAGTAAAGGGTTCTCAGGAAAAGCTGGCATTTATACTGTCAGTTACAAGCACCCAGCTTATCTTGCTCATACCTATTGCAACTTCATATCTAGGATATATGGTAACGCTTGTGGAAAATAATATAAAAAACAAGGGCATGGCAGGTAAGGCATATAGAATTTTTCTTAAGAGTATATTTTTTAATTTCTTTCCGTGGGTTATGCTATTTATTGGTATTGGAATAACTTTATTTGGATTGGGATTTGGAAAGTTTCAAATAGGAAAGGTTAAGGAAAATAAAGTTGAATTCACTAAGGCACATATTGAAAAAGAAGAATTAAATAATAGAATCATTGATGAATACCCTAAAAATAGCAGGAATTTAATTGTGCCAGTTATAATACTGCTTACGAGCACTGTGTTTTTCTTCTGGTGGACAGGTAAAGATAGAACTTCAGGTTTTCTTGAGGCTCTGACCTATGCTAAATTCAATGTTTCAATATTTTCAGGTCTTATACTTACCATATTTTTAACCTCATTATACTATATGCATCAAAGAATTAGCCTGGCGGAAATTCAGGCTCACATTATAAGTGGAGGAGAAAAGGTACTTTCACTTGTTATGGTGCTAGTGCTGAGCTGGGCATTAACTTCTGTCACTCAAGATTTAGGCCTTAATAAATTAATAAATGCAGTTCTTGTGAGAAATATTCCTAAATTTTTAATGCCAGGAGTTATGTTTTTAATAACTGGGATTGTAGCTTATTCCATAGGATCATCCTGGGCAACCTGGGCACTAATGATGCCTATAGCAATAAATTTTTCTTTGAAGTTGGGGATAAATATACCTATTATGGTGGGAACGGTTTGGTCTGGTGGTGCAGTTGCTGATGTGATCTCACCTCTTGCGGCGCAGATGGCTGATATATCATATGGTAGGCATTTAACTACTACTTTTCCGTATTTACTGGGTGGCGTTATTATAACTGCGGCAGCATATTTGGCAGCGGGACTTGTATAA
- a CDS encoding cytochrome b5 domain-containing protein, with amino-acid sequence MYFINKELYELQRRINYHKKCMVRTACPYAKNYYRALIREDIRKSHKIMNNSFRQTQKEFTLEELANYNGEGGKPAYVAVNGIVYDVSLNPAWGGGTHFGIYSGKDLTAEFNGCHKNSEAILKILPQVGIMKK; translated from the coding sequence ATGTATTTTATAAATAAAGAACTTTATGAACTTCAAAGAAGAATTAATTATCATAAAAAATGCATGGTAAGAACAGCTTGTCCATATGCTAAAAATTACTATAGAGCTTTAATACGGGAAGACATTAGAAAATCTCATAAGATCATGAATAACAGTTTCAGACAAACCCAAAAGGAATTTACCCTTGAAGAACTTGCAAATTACAACGGCGAAGGCGGGAAACCTGCTTATGTGGCTGTAAATGGAATTGTATATGATGTAAGCCTAAATCCTGCATGGGGCGGAGGTACACACTTTGGAATATATTCGGGAAAAGACTTAACGGCGGAATTCAACGGTTGCCATAAAAATTCTGAGGCTATATTAAAAATCTTGCCTCAAGTAGGAATTATGAAAAAGTGA
- a CDS encoding hydrogenase maturation protease translates to MKFKVIAIGSTLMEDDGVGIEVLKEIRGELSKRNIETVIGETDLEYCISKIEEGDFVFFIDAVYYGKEPGAITVTELSEYRTRKYYMQHDINIVDLLRVYFKNVKGYVVGIEIEHVSIKCGLSDYLNKRIHTISQKVLREILARVS, encoded by the coding sequence GTGAAGTTTAAGGTTATTGCAATTGGCAGCACATTAATGGAGGATGATGGCGTAGGTATTGAGGTTTTAAAGGAAATTAGAGGGGAACTCTCAAAGCGCAATATAGAAACGGTAATTGGAGAAACGGATCTTGAGTACTGCATATCTAAAATTGAAGAAGGAGATTTTGTATTTTTTATAGATGCTGTTTATTACGGTAAAGAGCCGGGAGCTATAACGGTAACAGAATTGTCAGAGTATAGAACTAGAAAGTATTATATGCAGCATGACATAAATATAGTGGATTTATTGAGGGTGTATTTTAAAAATGTTAAGGGATATGTTGTAGGAATTGAAATAGAGCATGTTAGCATTAAATGTGGCTTAAGTGACTATCTTAATAAAAGAATTCATACCATTTCACAGAAAGTTTTAAGAGAAATATTGGCTAGAGTCTCTTAA
- a CDS encoding hydrogenase small subunit — protein sequence MKRKSKCPMTKEKELTAKTLIKEASDMLKNRQIKKLNAIWLEVTGCSGNIISFLNSENPGLNYILTELINLTYNNTLMASEGEAAFKIFLDTLNTEFILLVDGAVSTKENGMYNIVANYNGKLVTALEAVKMAGEKAKYVLAVGTCASFGGISAAKPNPSLSKSVSEVLKREVINLPGCPCHPDWVVGTLAQLTAFGKMQLDSENRPVLFYGTTIHDNCTRRGFFDRRIFAKKFGEEGCMFKLGCRGPVTRTDCPRRKWNGYVNWPIGDNTNCIGCANSRFPDGMEPFVRY from the coding sequence ATGAAAAGAAAAAGTAAATGCCCTATGACTAAAGAGAAGGAACTAACGGCAAAGACACTTATAAAAGAAGCTTCAGATATGCTTAAAAATAGGCAGATAAAGAAGTTAAATGCTATATGGCTTGAAGTTACAGGCTGCTCTGGAAACATAATTTCATTTTTAAACAGTGAAAATCCTGGTTTGAATTATATTTTAACAGAGCTTATCAATTTAACTTATAACAATACTTTGATGGCATCGGAAGGAGAAGCTGCCTTTAAAATTTTTTTAGATACTTTAAACACGGAATTTATACTTCTTGTAGATGGAGCTGTGTCCACAAAAGAAAATGGCATGTATAATATAGTGGCAAATTATAATGGGAAGCTTGTAACAGCTCTTGAGGCAGTAAAAATGGCAGGAGAAAAAGCGAAATATGTTCTGGCAGTTGGAACTTGTGCATCTTTTGGAGGAATATCTGCTGCAAAGCCTAATCCGTCATTAAGTAAAAGTGTATCAGAGGTATTAAAGCGGGAGGTTATAAATCTACCGGGGTGTCCATGCCATCCGGATTGGGTAGTTGGAACTCTTGCCCAGTTAACAGCTTTTGGGAAGATGCAGCTTGACAGTGAAAATAGACCTGTTTTGTTTTACGGAACTACCATTCATGATAATTGTACAAGACGTGGTTTCTTTGACAGAAGAATTTTTGCAAAGAAGTTTGGGGAAGAAGGTTGCATGTTCAAGCTTGGCTGCCGAGGACCTGTGACAAGAACAGATTGTCCAAGAAGAAAGTGGAATGGTTATGTAAATTGGCCTATTGGAGACAATACAAACTGTATTGGGTGTGCAAATTCAAGATTTCCAGATGGCATGGAACCCTTTGTTAGATACTAA
- a CDS encoding sugar nucleotide-binding protein translates to MVISCIQGDFNDQYKNHVQIAKYLSEINGKLYFCSTSNVFDGDPTKVHYENDVCCPESDYGKFKYNCENALRKILNDNLCIIRLPAIWGKNSKRLNNLKDMLESGKDIEVYCNLFRTTNTDIMLAKQINYIVTNNLNGIFHLGSIDVINYYDFISKLIIKLGYKNKKINKIRLPEEKYFLALGSIRNELPNYLKISNSNVINYLAS, encoded by the coding sequence ATTGTTATTTCATGTATACAAGGTGATTTTAATGATCAATATAAAAATCATGTACAAATAGCAAAATATTTAAGTGAAATAAACGGAAAGCTATATTTTTGTTCTACCTCAAACGTTTTTGATGGAGACCCAACTAAAGTACATTATGAAAATGATGTTTGTTGTCCAGAAAGTGATTATGGTAAATTTAAATATAATTGTGAAAATGCTTTAAGAAAAATATTAAATGATAATTTATGTATTATTAGATTGCCTGCAATTTGGGGTAAAAATTCTAAAAGATTAAATAACCTTAAGGATATGCTTGAAAGCGGAAAAGATATTGAGGTATATTGTAATTTGTTTAGAACCACTAATACAGATATTATGCTAGCAAAACAAATAAATTATATAGTTACTAATAATTTAAATGGTATATTTCATTTAGGTTCCATTGATGTAATAAACTATTATGATTTTATATCAAAGCTTATAATAAAGCTTGGATACAAAAATAAAAAGATTAATAAAATTAGATTGCCTGAAGAAAAATATTTTTTAGCACTCGGGTCTATTAGGAATGAACTACCCAATTATCTTAAAATCTCCAATAGTAATGTAATTAATTATTTAGCATCTTAG
- a CDS encoding bacteriocin immunity protein, with amino-acid sequence MKNKKDEQTAIGLFNTLKNLLLEKNSVDNRYSQVLDILNIAIERVAKGKQTPELEARSVFRNICTMCLVDKIKLNSEEAEILQKISHFSHSKGIWGEMNTLNISNMWLSK; translated from the coding sequence ATGAAAAATAAAAAAGATGAACAAACAGCAATTGGCCTATTTAATACTCTTAAAAACTTGCTTTTAGAAAAGAATTCTGTGGATAATAGGTACTCCCAAGTCCTAGACATTTTAAATATTGCAATTGAACGAGTTGCAAAAGGAAAACAAACACCTGAGCTGGAGGCGCGATCAGTATTTCGAAACATTTGCACAATGTGCCTTGTAGACAAAATAAAATTAAATTCTGAAGAAGCTGAGATTCTCCAGAAGATAAGTCATTTCTCACACTCTAAGGGAATTTGGGGAGAAATGAATACTTTAAATATCTCAAATATGTGGCTTAGTAAATAA
- a CDS encoding S-layer protein, with the protein MVKLPGKIDMKLKKLTITITHKRLIVVVSLLSFLLSGCSNLNKTFENNTIKVSQNGLVISTFSNKNKANILYLNVNNENKEHLIKDKNIAVTGDLSNDGSKIVYADALNDNDPWQIYLHDLVSNKTCKLTDNKFGKSQPKFANNDCAYFLTYSKEKQAKIEKVNIKKKSHDILDTNDKDMELDAFNIGNNKLIMSTDSSSLRLKKWNENNGKDQSITHNIFETDLNGKNLRKIYEIQASLVQSISYGYNQNEIIVSGCDINGNSGFGIYEISLDTGKLNVILTDDMLEHMKSSVATKIAHPSLAVISKNKKLIYFTGVHRNSKSTNIGGISCYPTDVFSYNMNSKKIKDVFKPTLPSLVFDLNIKYLK; encoded by the coding sequence ATGGTGAAATTACCTGGTAAAATAGATATGAAATTAAAAAAACTTACTATTACAATTACTCATAAAAGGCTTATTGTAGTAGTAAGTCTTTTATCATTTTTATTAAGTGGTTGCAGTAATTTAAATAAAACTTTTGAAAATAATACAATTAAAGTATCTCAAAATGGTCTTGTTATATCTACATTTTCTAATAAAAACAAAGCAAATATTTTATATTTAAATGTTAATAATGAAAATAAGGAGCATTTAATAAAGGATAAAAATATAGCAGTTACTGGAGATTTAAGTAATGATGGCTCTAAAATAGTTTATGCAGATGCATTGAATGATAATGATCCTTGGCAAATTTATTTACATGATCTTGTTAGCAATAAAACTTGTAAGCTTACTGATAATAAATTTGGAAAATCACAGCCTAAATTTGCAAATAATGATTGTGCATATTTTTTAACTTATTCCAAGGAAAAACAAGCTAAAATAGAAAAAGTAAATATTAAAAAAAAATCACATGATATATTAGATACTAATGATAAAGATATGGAATTGGATGCTTTTAATATTGGGAATAATAAATTAATAATGTCAACTGATTCTAGTTCATTAAGATTAAAAAAGTGGAATGAAAATAATGGAAAGGATCAGTCTATAACCCATAACATATTTGAAACAGATCTTAATGGAAAAAATTTAAGAAAAATTTATGAAATACAAGCGTCATTAGTGCAATCTATTTCATATGGTTATAATCAAAATGAAATAATAGTAAGTGGCTGTGATATAAATGGTAATTCTGGATTTGGAATTTATGAAATATCATTAGATACAGGAAAATTAAATGTAATATTGACAGATGATATGTTAGAGCATATGAAAAGTTCAGTCGCCACGAAAATTGCACATCCATCTTTAGCTGTAATATCTAAAAATAAAAAACTTATATATTTTACTGGCGTACATAGAAACAGTAAATCAACCAATATAGGTGGAATATCGTGTTATCCAACAGATGTATTTAGTTATAACATGAATTCAAAAAAAATAAAAGATGTTTTTAAGCCGACATTACCAAGTTTGGTTTTTGACTTAAACATTAAATATTTAAAATAA
- a CDS encoding septal ring lytic transglycosylase RlpA family protein, giving the protein MKKIKSTIACLATLLCVTQSTAVFASSNIVTAKKIPAHMNPGTVIQYDSNKNMKVLKKGVTKNDVKAAIKDNNAVSSELPNIEANTTVTYDALGTPIVVGGSSESKGIKSNFKDRSSGSQQGYVSWYDIWSGGTASGSAASDGAAHKTLPFYTSVTVYNENRSWSSTRVRILDRGPYVRGRILDMSQESFSKVANLDDGIFYGEITW; this is encoded by the coding sequence ATGAAAAAAATCAAATCTACTATTGCTTGTTTAGCTACTTTATTATGTGTAACTCAATCCACTGCAGTTTTTGCAAGTAGCAATATTGTTACTGCAAAAAAAATACCGGCACATATGAATCCAGGAACAGTAATACAATATGATTCTAATAAGAACATGAAAGTTCTAAAAAAAGGTGTTACTAAAAATGATGTTAAAGCAGCAATAAAAGATAATAATGCTGTATCAAGTGAACTTCCTAATATTGAAGCTAATACTACTGTGACTTATGATGCTTTGGGTACACCAATTGTTGTTGGCGGATCAAGTGAAAGCAAAGGAATTAAAAGTAATTTTAAAGATAGGTCATCCGGTAGTCAACAAGGATATGTATCATGGTATGATATATGGTCAGGTGGTACAGCTTCTGGATCAGCAGCTTCTGATGGTGCTGCACATAAAACTCTTCCATTTTATACATCAGTAACTGTTTATAATGAAAATAGGAGTTGGAGTTCAACTAGAGTTAGAATATTAGATAGAGGACCATATGTAAGAGGAAGAATTTTAGATATGTCACAGGAATCATTTTCAAAAGTTGCAAACTTAGATGATGGCATATTCTATGGTGAAATTACCTGGTAA
- a CDS encoding bacteriocin immunity protein — translation MANWATYTEINNSKDLVHSLYNSISQSKQNNFDDIKEVLLKVYVKLDLSDEENVPLINRLVNYIYFTAYTGKLHFSPNEENIIKKLAGIGKCAGLNGVYRSDYGDKSQF, via the coding sequence GTGGCAAATTGGGCAACATATACAGAAATTAATAACTCTAAAGACTTAGTACATTCTTTATATAATAGTATTTCACAATCAAAACAAAATAATTTTGATGATATTAAAGAAGTACTATTAAAAGTTTATGTAAAGCTAGATTTATCTGATGAAGAAAATGTTCCTTTGATAAATAGATTGGTTAACTATATATATTTTACAGCTTATACAGGAAAATTACATTTTTCACCTAATGAAGAGAATATTATAAAAAAGTTAGCTGGGATAGGTAAATGTGCTGGTTTAAATGGCGTATATCGTTCAGATTATGGAGATAAATCTCAATTTTAA